agaggtgAATCTCTTTATACCTCTGCTTGTCCCTTGGCTTGACCAGCATTGTAGCTCATGCTTTGGGAGTTATCCATCTCTGATTAATGCTAATTACTTTCCTTCTTAATTACTTCTTCTAAATCTCACAAAGAATGCAAAGAATGAATTAAAACTTGTTTTGATGATAATGCAAGCAAAGCTCAGTGCAATTTATAGATTTCTTCAACCTTCTCATTGCTTGACAAATGTCAGCTGATTTATAGAACTTCTCATACTGGTTGCTCTGATACTTGTACAAGTGTATTTTGATCCTTTTGACTAGGAACTCTCTAAATAAAGCTTGAATTGGTAACCAAGAAACTTAAAGAAAAGTTCATGTGTCCATGTACAAAGGCACAAACGTTAGGTCACAAAAGTTATATTTTACTTGGTACATCCAGACCTCAACACTAACAGCTAACTCACGATCTTGACCACTGCACTGTTAGACCAGGCTATTACTTACTCGGCGCACACAAGACATGTATTTTTAAACCGTCTTGTTTTTTATCAGAAGTGAAGGTGAAAATCTACGGTTTAGAAGTGCACGCTCATTgtgtttttatgcatttgagTGCATGATAGCAGGACTCGATAGTATATTACGGCTGAAAATTTGAAGGTTCATTGTTTGGTGACAGTAAAATGGTGTGGTGTTCTTTATGCAGTACTTTTTagggtttgcaacatttataaacGTTGCAAGTATGCGCATTTACCCACAGTAACTCTATTTTTCTACTGAGACTTGCTCAATTCCTAAACAAATTTGCTGAAGAAACGGTAATCAATGAGTTTATAATCTTCCAATTTTGTCTCTGTAATCCTAATTTTAACCAACACCAATTATTATCAGACGAATAACCACCATTTATCTACTACTAATCAGATTTCTGTTTTTTTCACTAATTAACCCCTCAATTTGTACCAAAATTATATTCCTAAAAAATCTCAGTATAAATTCAAAGGAATagacatacaaaaaaaaaattgtagtaAAAAAAGAGAAAGGGAGAGAATATTCCAATTCTTTGGTGAAAGGTACAAATTTTGACCTTTCATGGCTGTAAGAATAACTCAAAAACTCCTTCCAAGATTCAAGAAATCATTGAACACTTCAGCTACTCCCATCTCTTTGGAGCCTTCACTTAACTTATCCATTGAAAAACCCCTCGACAAATCGAAGCTCACCGAAGAATTCTTGAAAAAATTCAAGACATCATTCAACATCAACAGCATTTCAGCTAGAGGTGCTTTTATCATTGGCAAGACCTCGCCAACTTTAAGCACAAACCAAGGCATTGGCAACTATAAAGCTGATACGTCCGACGAAAAAACATTGGATTTTGATGACGGAAAGAGATTGTTCAAGTCGGTAACGACGGGGAAGTTAATACGGTCCATTTTGAATCAACAAATGGCTTCTTATGATCCAATTGTAAATATTGGAATTTGGGTCATGAGATCAAGACTGTTTCATATTAGTTTCATTAGGTACATAATATTGTTTGTGGTTAAACATACATTTTATGATCATTTTTGTGCTGGTGAAAATTTGGATGAAGCAAGAACAACTCTGCAAAAGCTTTGGAATGGAGGCTTAAAAGGAATTATGGATTACGGATTAGAAGATGCCACGGATAACACGTCGTGTGACCGCAATTTCAACGAGTTTCTAAAGATTGTTGATACTACTAAATTGCTTCCCCCATCCTCCGTGAGTAAATTACATGCATATACTTTGTGTTCCTTCAATATTGCATACAAATTCTTTCAATATTGCATATTTCAGTGACATGAGCTAGAAACTCgccaacaccaaattctttaccgataatttttttttttttttttttttgcatacatTCTGATAAGCTTTGTTATTGCGACAGGTGAGTTATGCTTGCGTAAAAATCACCGCAATTTGTCCAAATTCACTGCTAAAAAAAGTAAGCGATTTACTAAGATGGGAACATAAAGATCCTTCATTTCATCTGCCATGGAAAGTTGATACATTGCCAATGCTTGCCGACTCAAGCCCTTTCTATCATACATTAAACAAACCAAACCATTTAACACCAACTGAAGAACATGATCTTGATCGAGCTCACCAGAGACTACTCAAACTCTCTGAAAAATGCCTTGAAATGAATCTTCCGTTACTCGTTGACGCCGAGTACTCATCAGTACAACCAGCTATTGACTACTTAACATATTCGACAATGATAAGGATCAACAGAGATGGAAATAGAATTGTGCATGGAACAATTCAAGCTTACTTCAAAGATGCAAAGGAAAGACTAATTCAAGCCACGGAAACAGCTGAAAAAATGGGTGTTATATTAGGCCTTAAGCTTGTAAGAGGAGCTTATTTATCGCATGAATCCACATTAGCTTCTTCGTTAGGATTTTCTTCACCAATTCATGAAAGCATCCAAGACACTCATGCTTGTTACGACGAATGTGCTTCAATCATGCTCGAGAAAGTTTATAAAGGCACTGGAGCAGTTGTTCTTGCAACACATAACATTGAATCAGGTAACTACTTACTGCATGTTCACTAGTTTCTTTGTAATCTGCTTCAAGTGCTTTTGCTAATTTGCGTTTTTTTTATGTAGGGAAAGCGGCAGCATGGAAAGCTGAGGAAATAGGATTAGAAAAGAATGATGAGAAAGTACAATTTGCACAATTGAAAGGAATGGCAGACGGATTATCATTTGCATTAAACAATGCAGGATTTCTGGTGAGCAAATATCTTCCTTACGGACCAGTGGAGATGGTTATACCTTACCTTCTTAGGAGAGCCGAAGAGAACAAAGGCCTCTTAGCTACCTCAACCGTGGACAGACAATTGATGTGGTTTGTCTGTTAAACACAAGATGATCAAATTTTGGTTATTCCAACTTAGATCTTACTTTCCTGAATCAATAATAGGATTTCATTTTGTTCTGGCGTGCAGGGACGAAATAAAAAGGCGATTAAAAAGGAATATTATGAAACGCGTTTAAGTTATCAACAATAAGAACAACCTTTCGGTCCACCAACTATGTGCGAGCAAGATTCAAGTGTAATTTTTAAGCAGTTTGTTATGTTAATAGAAAACACTAACCAGTAGGTTCTGTTTTCTTATGTAGAGCTTTTGCATTTAGGAAATAAAAACGGCGGGCTAGCTGCTTCATGTATCTAGTCAATGCCCGCCCAATCTAATTTCGTGCAAGATACGCACTATGAACTTGTTTGTAAATATGTGCTATTCTTGTGCTCAATAATGGGTTTGCTACTAAGTGGCATTTGTaaatcaaaattttctcttgCTCCAGTCTCTGCCGTCCATGTTACCATATAGTATATTTTAGTAATTTGGTTCCTTCATGGGGGTGGGGATGTTGTCGGCGATGTGGGTGCGTCAGTACACAGTCGGATATGTGTTTGCTTCCAAGAAAAAGGCAAAAAGGAGAAGGGGATGATAATATATTATAATCCAAATGGTGACCATGCAGCAGCTAAGCTAACTGACTAGCAGCTAGTGGACTGATCTCACTCCCACAGTCCCACTTAGGAAATGTGTGCAATTTGCAGTCGTATCAACAGCTGTGTTTGTTTATATTTAATGAAAGACAGTTCCAAAGAGAGTATATTCTTATCGAATTTTCGACCGTTGTTTTTTTCGGTCCCCTGTACGGATCATTAAAATCTCATATACGCGTCCTATTCCAACGTAGTACACTGTACTCCAATATAATACACCTGTTCCCAGCTTTCCTTATATTTTTAATCTTATCTTTCTAATCTACAAAAAGTACGTTTGATATTCAACTACGCTTATAACTTACTACTTGGTAACATCCAACAATGCTTACagatttcaatttttaaaaaataCTTTGGCCACTTGAGATGAGAATGACAAGTTGTGGTTTCTACGCAAAAGATGTTACAGTAAATGAATGACAATAGGCAACTAAACACTGCTTTCTAAGGTAAATTTAGTACGGAGACGTAAGTATTTGAAGCAAAATGCTGCTTTTTTAGGTGTCAACGGTCAAAATCTGGATTGACTTGGAGGTGCCATTAGCTCTTATCCTGCGAAAAGTGGAGCGTTTTAAGTAGAAGTTTAGGCGGATGTGTGGGCATTGTAGCTGCATCACCATCAGCTGCCCGAACTTATTGTGTCTTAAATCTTTCAAGGCGGTACTTTTAGGTTGTCGCATTTCATTTTTTATGTCATGGAACCAGTTTTAGACCAACATAAGAAACTTTCTTAATTTCATTAGCATTTAGATTCTACATAAACAGACAACAGGGACGGACCCATTCGTTCAAAAGGAACGGCTGAAACTCTAATTTcgttttatttcttattttcaacTTGGAGTTATCCACCGACAGAGAACGGCAAGTGGATACACACCGCTGGTATCATACTAATTTAAGTAGCACTTTTGGTTGGACTTACCTCATGCATGGTTACGACTGGATGGTGCACTTTTGGGGTTGTCTCCTTGCTCTGTTTGCAGACTTTTGGCTTAGTTTTTGCTTTGTGTTGCCTCTTGTCAGCTTGTGTTTGAGTTTAACTGTTTGATCTATCGGTATGTATTTCCCAGGCTTCCCACGTTTTGTTGCCTCCACTTGATGTTATCTTTATCTCGCTTTGACTGGGGATTGCAAGGATTTTGTTTTCAATGATCAGAGTGAAATAATCGTCTAATTTTCCAAGATCCCAAATATTTTCTGGTGTAATTAGCTCATTTACGAGTTTTGGAATTTGGTACACTCTATCCAATGGTTTTTGAATTATCTCTTCGTTGGAAGTTCATCTGTCTTCCCATATTTCGGCTGACTCCCCATTTTTAATTTGCCACACCAAGTTATCCTTTATAAGATTTCGGACCTTTTTGCATACTAGTCCAAATCCAAGAAAGGTTAGATGATCTAGAATTCAAGGGGATTAGAGTTCCG
This genomic stretch from Papaver somniferum cultivar HN1 chromosome 5, ASM357369v1, whole genome shotgun sequence harbors:
- the LOC113281926 gene encoding proline dehydrogenase 2, mitochondrial-like yields the protein MAVRITQKLLPRFKKSLNTSATPISLEPSLNLSIEKPLDKSKLTEEFLKKFKTSFNINSISARGAFIIGKTSPTLSTNQGIGNYKADTSDEKTLDFDDGKRLFKSVTTGKLIRSILNQQMASYDPIVNIGIWVMRSRLFHISFIRYIILFVVKHTFYDHFCAGENLDEARTTLQKLWNGGLKGIMDYGLEDATDNTSCDRNFNEFLKIVDTTKLLPPSSVSYACVKITAICPNSLLKKVSDLLRWEHKDPSFHLPWKVDTLPMLADSSPFYHTLNKPNHLTPTEEHDLDRAHQRLLKLSEKCLEMNLPLLVDAEYSSVQPAIDYLTYSTMIRINRDGNRIVHGTIQAYFKDAKERLIQATETAEKMGVILGLKLVRGAYLSHESTLASSLGFSSPIHESIQDTHACYDECASIMLEKVYKGTGAVVLATHNIESGKAAAWKAEEIGLEKNDEKVQFAQLKGMADGLSFALNNAGFLVSKYLPYGPVEMVIPYLLRRAEENKGLLATSTVDRQLMWDEIKRRLKRNIMKRV